In the genome of Halapricum salinum, one region contains:
- a CDS encoding alpha-amylase domain-containing protein: MSRDLFDTAVSDDVIDGNRAGTETVAGPTGATLAASGETNGGEPVALQYFDYDDTVGPDGDHWERITRETELIARSGYDAVWVQPPMEPNTPDSNGYNPRDHLTWDSPLGSEAEFERMVDALGNARHGEVGVYIDAIVNHTATDDPGGGTYAHLDDPEYYHHPHDGGRTKMQLFDLWDLDQTHEMVSRHLRAYVEKIAQMGCAGVRWDAAKHVPMWFFDEYLNEWVDQHDLFRVGEVFDGDVDFLEAYVDTGMNCFDYPLFFTMHDALREGGDMRWLQGVIEHGDCLLGRDSYHASTFVANHDEGPPQLQRLAYAFILTAPGYPIVYSNHANEEGVDYAAPWLQNLVWIKRTLASGEYYIRHADRDLFVHERHGNLLTGINKADAPRTEWVYTGFEDETLVDYTGQLDDITTAEDGWVELTVPKNGWVCYAPE; the protein is encoded by the coding sequence ATGAGCAGAGATCTCTTCGACACGGCAGTGTCAGACGACGTGATCGACGGGAATCGTGCAGGAACTGAGACGGTGGCCGGTCCGACTGGAGCGACCCTCGCGGCGTCGGGCGAGACGAACGGTGGCGAACCAGTCGCACTGCAGTACTTCGATTACGACGATACGGTCGGCCCCGACGGCGATCACTGGGAACGGATCACCCGCGAGACGGAGTTGATCGCGCGTTCGGGCTACGACGCGGTCTGGGTCCAACCCCCGATGGAGCCGAACACGCCCGACAGCAACGGCTACAACCCCCGGGACCACCTGACGTGGGACTCGCCGCTGGGCAGCGAGGCCGAGTTCGAGCGGATGGTCGACGCGCTGGGCAACGCCCGCCACGGCGAGGTCGGCGTCTACATCGACGCCATCGTCAACCACACGGCGACCGACGACCCCGGTGGTGGGACCTACGCCCATCTGGACGACCCCGAGTACTACCACCACCCCCACGATGGTGGCCGGACGAAGATGCAGTTGTTCGATCTCTGGGATCTCGATCAAACCCACGAGATGGTGAGTCGGCACCTCCGGGCGTACGTCGAGAAGATCGCCCAGATGGGCTGTGCGGGCGTGCGCTGGGACGCCGCCAAGCACGTCCCGATGTGGTTCTTCGACGAGTACCTCAACGAGTGGGTCGACCAGCACGACCTCTTCCGCGTGGGCGAGGTCTTCGACGGCGACGTCGACTTCCTGGAAGCGTACGTCGACACGGGGATGAACTGCTTCGACTATCCCCTCTTCTTTACCATGCACGACGCCCTTCGGGAGGGCGGCGATATGCGCTGGCTGCAAGGCGTCATCGAGCACGGTGACTGCCTGCTCGGCCGGGACTCCTATCACGCCTCGACGTTCGTCGCGAATCACGACGAGGGGCCGCCGCAGTTGCAGCGGCTGGCCTACGCGTTCATCCTCACGGCCCCGGGCTATCCGATCGTCTACAGCAACCACGCCAACGAGGAAGGCGTCGATTACGCCGCGCCGTGGCTACAGAACCTCGTCTGGATCAAGCGCACGCTGGCGAGCGGCGAGTACTACATTCGCCACGCCGACCGGGATCTGTTCGTCCACGAGCGCCACGGGAACCTCCTGACCGGGATCAACAAGGCCGACGCACCACGGACCGAATGGGTCTACACTGGCTTCGAGGACGAGACGCTCGTCGACTACACGGGCCAGCTCGACGACATCACGACGGCCGAAGACGGCTGGGTCGAACTCACGGTCCCGAAGAACGGCTGGGTCTGCTACGCGCCGGAGTAG
- a CDS encoding inositol monophosphatase family protein, with protein sequence MDYEAELDAAIEAGAAGIEAMADYRGDHRVADGTESKENINDLVTAADHASQDAILDVLGERFPDDTIVGEEGTGETLAREGREWIVDPIDGTANFATGFPYYCVSIALAVDGASQVGVVVSPPAALDRLWYGVRGEGAFVHDGVAGIGGVEDLDGLSLSVTEQDELPGAFVFGRLSERHADRRQIDWDVASALLDRDSKFRRVGSAALNLCQVASGHADGYVVLSLQEWDVAAGTLLVEEAGGRVRKRPARVEDDSIEVIASNGHLQSELEAIVDETVE encoded by the coding sequence ATGGACTACGAGGCCGAACTCGACGCCGCGATAGAGGCCGGGGCAGCTGGAATCGAGGCGATGGCCGACTACCGCGGCGACCACCGGGTCGCCGACGGCACCGAATCCAAGGAGAACATCAACGATCTGGTGACGGCGGCCGACCACGCCAGTCAGGACGCGATCCTGGACGTTCTGGGCGAACGGTTCCCCGACGACACCATCGTCGGCGAGGAAGGCACTGGCGAGACGCTCGCGCGCGAGGGCCGTGAATGGATCGTCGACCCGATCGACGGGACGGCCAACTTCGCAACCGGGTTTCCCTACTACTGCGTCTCGATCGCGCTGGCGGTCGACGGCGCTTCGCAAGTGGGTGTCGTCGTCTCGCCGCCGGCCGCACTCGATCGTCTGTGGTACGGCGTCCGTGGGGAGGGGGCATTCGTCCACGACGGCGTGGCAGGAATCGGCGGTGTCGAAGATCTCGACGGACTGTCGCTGTCGGTGACGGAACAGGACGAACTGCCTGGCGCGTTCGTCTTCGGGCGGCTCAGCGAGCGCCACGCCGACCGGCGACAGATCGACTGGGACGTCGCCAGCGCGTTGCTCGACCGCGACTCGAAGTTCCGCCGGGTCGGGAGCGCGGCCCTCAATCTCTGTCAGGTCGCGTCGGGTCACGCCGACGGCTACGTCGTGCTCTCGCTACAGGAGTGGGACGTCGCCGCCGGGACCCTGCTCGTCGAGGAAGCCGGCGGGAGGGTCCGCAAGCGGCCTGCTCGGGTCGAAGACGACTCGATCGAAGTGATCGCCTCGAACGGTCACCTGCAGAGCGAACTGGAAGCAATCGTCGACGAAACGGTCGAATAG
- a CDS encoding DUF2249 domain-containing protein, translating to MSQHVDYPALAATDAPTDRPVETLDVRSLGPPHPLRRTLETLAELPEETVLVQRNDRAPQHLYPKLDDRGYAYETVEGEEATSTVIWDR from the coding sequence ATGAGCCAGCACGTCGACTACCCGGCACTCGCGGCGACCGACGCACCGACGGACCGACCGGTCGAGACGCTCGACGTCCGGTCGCTCGGGCCGCCCCATCCGCTTCGACGGACCCTGGAAACGCTGGCGGAGTTGCCCGAGGAAACTGTTCTGGTCCAGCGTAACGACCGCGCTCCACAGCACCTCTACCCGAAACTCGACGACCGGGGCTACGCCTACGAGACCGTCGAGGGCGAAGAGGCGACGTCGACCGTGATCTGGGACCGATGA